A window of Nicotiana tabacum cultivar K326 chromosome 24, ASM71507v2, whole genome shotgun sequence contains these coding sequences:
- the LOC107784536 gene encoding protein PLASTID MOVEMENT IMPAIRED 1-like, translating into MPTSIFSSPSKHLSDQTALISLPLLANNHLYFGKPFTNIFFLLFSQSFITMADYITNTRRNSNTQLLQELEALSETLYQPNTSSTSTTRRTASLVLPRTSVPPIAIADDPITSVKNDDSAINPKQRSRRMSLSPWRSRPKMDIESEDNIIQQQSSSTKSLKKLDSKAESNSEKKGLWSWKPIRALAHIGKQKLSCLFSVEVVTVQGLPTSMNGLRLSVCVRKKETKEGAVQTMPSRVTQGAADFEETLFIRCHVYYTPATTIGSSGTRFKFEPRPFSIYVFAVDAEELDFGKNLVDLSEMIQESIEKSFEGNRIRQWDTSYTLSGKAKGGELVLKLGFQIMEKDGGIGIYSQVEGQKTGKNVNYSSSSFARKQSKTSFSVPSPRMTSLSSSNWTPSQTGTTPNLQGIDELNLDAEPEKEPESKAEDLDLPEFDVVDKGVEIQDKDEAKKEVEVKEEEEDAEEEEQSEGNSDKRSVSSHEVVKEIVHDQHHLTRLSALDSIAQQIKALESMFKDENQVKTEDDDSESQRLDADEENVTREFLQMLEDSGGTNQFKTDLQEIPTSKLQGDENSEKRESVIFIPDLGKGLGCVVQTRNGGFLAAMNPLNTVVSRKDTPKLAMQISKPFVFPSILSSMNGFEIFQRMAAIGMEEFTSKILSMMPMEELVGKTAEQIAFEGIASAIIQGRNKEVGASSTAARTVAAVKSMATAMNTSRNERISTGIWNISDEPLTVDEILAFTLQKMEAMTIEALKIQADIAEEEAPFDVSPHSANKKDDHGHPLESAVPLEDWEKDDKSNNVMISVVVQLRDPLRQFEPVGGPMIALIQAVHIDEKTNDIDEDKKFKIACLAIGGLRVGSGEKKNAWDTEKQRLTAMQWLVAYGLGKMGKKVKKASAVKGQDLLWTISSRVMADMWLKSIRNPDIKFIMQ; encoded by the exons ATGCCCACATCAATCTTCTCATCTCCATCCAAACACCTCTCTGATCAAACTGCCCTCATATCTCTTCCACTACTTGCCAATAATCATCTTTACTTTGGCAAGCCTTTTACCAACATTTTCTTTCTTCTGTTTTCTCAGAGTTTCATTACAATGGCTGATTACATCACAAATACTAGAAGGAATTCCAATACACAGTTATTACAAGAACTCGAAGCACTTAGTGAAACACTCTATCAGCCAAACACTTCTTCAACTAGCACAACCCGAAGAACTGCCTCCCTTGTCCTTCCTCGAACGTCTGTCCCTCCAATCGCTATCGCTGATGATCCAATAACCAGTGTTAAAAATGATGACAGTGCCATCAATCCTAAGCAGAGGTCGAGGCGCATGTCATTGTCGCCATGGCGTTCTCGTCCAAAGATGGATATCGAGAGCGAGGACAATATCATACAACaacagagcagcagcaccaagtCACTGAAGAAGTTGGATAGCAAAGCCGAGTCCAACTCCGAGAAAAAAGGCCTATGGAGCTGGAAACCAATTCGGGCTCTCGCTCACATTGGTAAGCAAAAGCTAAGCTGTTTGTTCTCAGTTGAAGTCGTCACAGTTCAGGGACTACCTACATCCATGAACGGGCTACGGCTATCAGTTTGTGTTAGAAAAAAGGAAACTAAAGAAGGAGCAGTACAAACCATGCCATCTAGAGTTACTCAGGGAGCTGCTGATTTTGAAGAGACCCTTTTCATTAGGTGCCATGTTTATTATACCCCTGCTACTACTATTGGTAGTAGTGGAACTCGCTTTAAATTCGAGCCACGTCCATTTTCGATATATGTGTTTGCTGTGGATGCAGAGGAGCTTGATTTTGGAAAGAACTTAGTAGATTTGAGTGAAATGATTCAGGAGTCCATAGAAAAGAGCTTTGAAGGCAACCGAATTCGCCAATGGGACACGAGCTATACTCTTTCAGGGAAGGCCAAAGGGGGGGAGCTAGTTCTGAAATTGGGATTTCAGATAATGGAGAAAGATGGTGGAATTGGAATTTACAGCCAGGTTGAGGGGCAAAAGACGGGAAAAAATGTGAACTATTCATCGTCATCATTTGCTCGAAAGCAATCCAAAACATCTTTTAGTGTCCCAAGTCCAAGAATGACTAGCCTAAGTTCATCTAATTGGACTCCTTCACAAACAGGAAcaacaccaaatcttcaaggaatTGATGAGCTGAATCTAGATGCTGAGCCTGAAAAGGAACCAGAGTCAAAAGCAGAGGATCTTGATCTCCCGGAGTTTGATGTTGTGGACAAAGGAGTTGAAATTCAAGATAAAGATGAAGCAAAAAAAGAAGTAGAagtaaaagaagaagaggaagacgcagaagaagaagaacaatctGAAGGAAATTCTGACAAAAGATCAGTATCAAGTCATGAGGTAGTTAAGGAGATTGTGCATGATCAGCATCATTTGACTAGATTGTCAGCACTTGATTCCATTGCTCAGCAAATCAAAGCTCTTGAATCCATGTTTAAAGATGAAAATCAAGTCAAGACAGAGGATGACGACTCTGAATCACAAAGGTTGGATGCGGATGAGGAAAATGTGACAAGGGAATTTCTTCAAATGCTCGAAGATTCAGGTGGCACTAATCAGTTTAAGACGGATCTTCAAGAAATCCCAACATCAAAGCTGCAAGGAGATGAAAATAGCGAAAAGAGAGAATCGGTCATATTTATACCAGATCTTGGTAAGGGGTTGGGTTGTGTGGTTCAAACAAGGAACGGAGGTTTCTTGGCGGCCATGAATCCTCTTAATACTGTTGTTTCTAGAAAAGACACCCCAAAACTTGCAATGCAGATATCAAAACCATTTGTTTTTCCATCAATTTTGTCGTCTATGAATGGATTTGAAATATTCCAGAGGATGGCAGCTATTGGGATGGAAGAATTTACCTCCAAGATCTTATCAATGATGCCAATGGAAGAACTCGTGGGGAAAACAGCAGAGCAGATAGCTTTTGAAGGCATTGCTTCAGCAATTATTCAAGGAAGGAATAAAGAAGTAGGTGCCAGCTCAACTGCTGCTCGTACAGTTGCAGCAGTGAAATCAATGGCAACAGCGATGAACACAAGCCGAAATGAGAGGATTTCTACAGGGATTTGGAATATCAGTGACGAACCATTGACAGTGGACGAAATTCTAGCGTTCACACTGCAGAAAATGGAGGCAATGACCATCGAAGCCCTGAAAATTCAGGCAGATATCGCGGAAGAAGAGGCGCCTTTTGATGTTTCCCCACATTCAGCAAACAAGAAAGATGACCATGGTCATCCGCTGGAGTCCGCAGTTCCACTTGAAGATTGGGAAAAAGATGACAAAAGCAATAATGTAATGATATCTGTTGTGGTTCAACTGAGGGATCCATTGAGGCAGTTCGAGCCAGTCGGAGGACCTATGATAGCACTGATTCAAGCAGTTCATATTGATGAGAAAACTAATGATATCGATGAGGACAAGAAGTTTAAAATAGCATGTTTGGCGATTGGCGGATTGAGAGTTGGGAGTGGAGAAAAGAAGAATGCATGGGACACAGAAAAGCAGAGATTGACTGCAATGCAGTGGCTGGTGGCTTATGGACTTGGTAAAATGGGGAAGAAAGTAAAGAAAGCTTCAGCAGTAAAAGGCCAAGATTTGCTATGGACCATATCATCACGTGTAATGGCGGATATGTGGCTCAAGTCAATAAGAAATCCAGATATCAAGTTTATCATGCA ATGA